In one window of Vanessa atalanta chromosome 10, ilVanAtal1.2, whole genome shotgun sequence DNA:
- the LOC125066988 gene encoding zinc finger C4H2 domain-containing protein yields the protein MTAENEREIYHKLEAMKEIRNKTITLERLKRSILNEVRSGDQEGRCLAQYKREMELLQQEKMSHVEELRQIHADINAMETVIKQTEESMSRKLSNASRLHEDYRPLKTEVDLLRRQCLGLDRLPDLHEEEGSPITPDRFPPAAPRAGPAGAAAAFLAPAPRKPPPPPPAFRSALERDFLTVSLRQQPPPMKSCLSCHQQIHRNAPICPLCKAKSRSRNPKKPKKK from the exons ATGACCGCTGAGAACGAAAGGGAAATATATCACAAATTAGAAGCCATGAAAGAGATCAG AAATAAGACAATTACTTTAGAACGCTTAAAGCGAAGCATTTTAAATGAGGTCCGTAGTGGCGATCAGGAGGGGCGCTGCCTTGCTCAATACAAAAGAGAAATGGAGTTGCTTCAACAAGAGAAGATGAGCCACGTAGAAGAACTGAGGCAAATACATGCTGACATAAATGCT ATGGAGACGGTCATAAAGCAGACGGAGGAGAGCATGTCTCGCAAGCTGTCCAATGCGTCCCGTCTGCACGAGGACTACCGGCCGCTGAAGACCGAGGTGGACCTGCTCCGGCGACAGTGCCTCGGCCTGGACCGGCTGCCCGACCTGCACGAGGAGGAGGGCAGCCCCATAACGCCCGA CCGCTTCCCGCCGGCGGCGCCGCGCGCGGGcccggcgggcgcggcggccgCCTTCCTGGCGCCCGCGCCGCGcaagccgccgccgccgccgcccgcgttCAGGTCTGCTCTCGAACGAGATTTCCTTACCGTCTCGCTGAG ACAGCAGCCGCCGCCCATGAAGTCGTGCCTGTCGTGCCACCAGCAGATCCACCGCAACGCGCCCATCTGTCCGCTCTGCAAGGCCAAGAGTCGCTCCAGGAACCCCAAGAAGCCCAAGAAGAAATAG